One part of the Quercus lobata isolate SW786 chromosome 7, ValleyOak3.0 Primary Assembly, whole genome shotgun sequence genome encodes these proteins:
- the LOC115952246 gene encoding uncharacterized protein LOC115952246 — translation MWQVLLAAAVAGSTSLVAKHLFNPNASPDPTEKPHSLNPQASKLDSPPPPTPIDCNFEEQERDGIFRFSSSGSRSRSSNSRKKPGTRKLVGAAKKAGDRSGRVEKQKGEAVKEIQRKSSARKFAVSLKRRKTNKNVANKSGSSSSNSKESSLFGWGLGVGIMYMMSAGKTEISKLNMAVDETAKVVQELKTELYKRKSSHHLHIPASKADAKSRKNNSKHTQLALNKFNTQNVDPKNFKISGVSVIDDGEYASSVLTEEPEPRLLEMDELEAEFESELQKLPWCIMEASQQEEMRPILGEDRETEVSDMELHEVEGQNLHSNQFDGVVPAELDQKLCHLLIEQQENQIVELESELHSAQSKLNSKEAELQALKDCVRRLTNFSLSNVSDDETEALEEQKHTSEWDYKNQTESESNKSMVGMKRPMD, via the exons ATGTGGCAGGTTCTCTTAGCTGCAGCAGTAGCTGGATCCACAAGTCTCGTCGCCAAACACCTCTTTAACCCCAATGCCAGTCCCGATCCCACCGAAAAACCCCACAGCCTCAACCCTCAAGCTTCCAAATTGGACTCTCCGCCTCCGCCGACTCCGATTGATTGTAATTTCGAGGAACAAGAACGGGATGGTATCTTCAGGTTTTCGAGTTCGGGGTCTCGATCTAGATCGAGCAACTCGCGGAAGAAACCCGGTACTCGTAAACTGGTTGGGGCTGCTAAGAAGGCTGGAGACAGATCTGGCCGTGTGGAGAAACAGAAAGGAGAGGCAGTGAAGGAGATTCAGAGGAAGAGCTCTGCTAGGAAATTCGCCGTTTCCTTAAAGAGAAGGAAGACTAACAAGAATGTCGCTAACAAGTCTGGATCGTCTTCTTCTAATTCTAAAG AAAGCTCTTTATTTGGCTGGGGACTTGGTGTTGGGATCATGTACATGATGTCAGCAGGGAAAACTGAGATCAGTAAGCTGAATATGGCTGTGGACGAGACTGCAAAAGTTGTTCAGGAATTAAAAACTGAGCTTTACAAGAGAAAATCATCTCATCATCTGCACATTCCTGCTAGTAAAGCTGATGCAAAGTCAAGGAAAAATAATAGCAAGCATACTCAACTTGCGTTAAATAAGTTTAACACACAGAATGTAGAccctaaaaatttcaaaatttctggTGTCTCTGTTATTGATGATGGTGAATATGCAAGTAGTGTTCTTACTGAAGAGCCAGAACCAAGGCTACTTGAAATGGATGAACTGGAAGCTGAGTTTGAGTCTGAACTGCAAAAACTTCCTTGGTGCATCATGGAAGCTTCTCAACAAGAAGAAATGAGACCAATTCTGGGTGAGGACCGTGAG ACTGAAGTTTCAGATATGGAGTTACATGAAGTGGAGGGCCAGAATTTGCATTCTAATCAGTTTGATGGAGTGGTGCCAGCTGAACTTGATCAGAAACTTTGCCATTTGCTCATTGAACAGCAGGAAAACCAAATTGTAGAGCTGGAATCTGAATTGCattcagcccaatccaaacttAATTCGAAGGAAGCTGAACTCCAAGCATTGAAGGACTGCGTTAGACGCCTAACTAATTTCTCTCTGTCAAATGTTTCCG atgatgaaactGAGGCACTTGAGGAACAAAAGCATACCAGTGAATGGGATTACAAGAACCAGACTGAATCTGAATCAAATAAATCAATGGTTGGGATGAAAAGACCTATGGACTAA